The following proteins are co-located in the Rippkaea orientalis PCC 8801 genome:
- a CDS encoding pentapeptide repeat-containing protein — MVQSSEAVQISQRYQAGERNFQDIQLRRLDLRGINLSNANLRGADLSYSNLRDVNFSGADLRDAYLNEADLTGANLQGANLQNASLIKSYLIKANFQRANLQESYLTSAYATKANFEQANLQGAYLNGTQFTGATLSRSKYNDKTRFDSCFNPLENGMEQVTALINFVEPVKMINQPTQISKNDEVTIAQLLDIFHHINHQSHRYLGEKMTLKYWESSQPNAEWLEQFQVNKLGKIEFSGDLETTISPKELQDVRQWLKSYIKSCSQIFPNFAKMIDRQRLSVIFPAAISSPKSESYSTNFSLPITQNSLNLVAV, encoded by the coding sequence ATGGTTCAAAGTAGCGAAGCGGTTCAAATTAGCCAAAGATATCAAGCTGGAGAGAGAAACTTCCAAGATATTCAATTACGTCGCTTAGATTTGAGGGGGATTAATCTCAGCAATGCGAATTTGAGGGGAGCCGATCTGAGCTACAGTAATTTAAGAGACGTTAATTTCAGTGGGGCTGATTTACGGGATGCTTACCTGAATGAAGCAGATTTAACAGGTGCCAATTTACAGGGAGCAAATTTACAAAATGCTTCTCTGATTAAAAGTTATTTAATCAAAGCCAATTTTCAACGAGCGAATTTACAAGAAAGTTATTTGACTTCTGCTTACGCGACTAAAGCAAACTTTGAACAAGCTAATCTCCAAGGTGCTTACTTAAATGGAACTCAATTTACTGGAGCCACTTTATCTAGGTCAAAATATAATGATAAAACTCGGTTTGATAGTTGCTTTAATCCTTTGGAAAATGGGATGGAACAAGTAACAGCATTAATCAATTTTGTTGAACCCGTTAAAATGATTAATCAACCGACTCAAATCTCTAAAAATGATGAAGTTACTATCGCACAATTACTCGATATTTTCCATCATATTAATCACCAAAGCCATCGTTATTTAGGAGAAAAAATGACGCTTAAATATTGGGAATCTTCCCAACCAAACGCAGAATGGCTAGAACAATTTCAAGTTAATAAATTAGGCAAAATTGAATTTTCTGGGGATTTAGAAACTACTATCAGTCCTAAGGAATTACAAGACGTAAGACAATGGTTAAAATCCTATATTAAGTCTTGTTCTCAAATTTTCCCCAATTTTGCTAAAATGATTGATCGGCAGCGATTAAGTGTGATTTTTCCTGCTGCTATTTCTTCGCCAAAAAGTGAATCATATAGTACTAATTTTTCCCTTCCGATAACACAAAATAGTTTAAATTTAGTTGCTGTTTAA
- a CDS encoding GNAT family N-acetyltransferase: MVEQIKPQYSVAWIEKIAEIPKPVWDELAEPLKTPFLEWEWLNNIETSGSATPKNGWQPIHLTVWRDKQLIAAAPLYIKSHSYGEFVFDHQWADLSHRLGISYYPKLLGMIPFTPAVGYRFLIAPGEDEEQLTQLMIASIDHFCDRHELSGCHFLFVDPNWRELMEKNGFSSWLHHSYIWSNQGFKSFDDYLSVFNANQRRNIKRERKAVIQSGLDIRVLTGDEIPHHLFPLIYRFYHNTCEKFYWGSKYLTRKFFEQLYPHYRHRVVLVAAYTENDDKHPVGMSFCLRKDDHLYGRYWGSFEEYDCLHFEACYYQPIEWAISQGIVMFDPGAGGRHKRRRGFPATPNHSLHRFYHPKMSQILRHYIGEVNAMEQQEIDAINQDLPFSKQEIKLI, translated from the coding sequence ATGGTTGAACAAATTAAACCCCAATATTCAGTGGCCTGGATCGAAAAAATCGCCGAAATTCCTAAACCCGTTTGGGATGAACTAGCAGAACCTCTAAAAACTCCATTTTTAGAGTGGGAATGGCTCAATAATATCGAAACATCAGGAAGTGCTACGCCAAAAAACGGATGGCAACCCATTCATTTAACCGTGTGGCGAGATAAACAATTAATTGCAGCAGCCCCATTATATATTAAAAGTCATAGTTATGGAGAATTTGTATTTGATCACCAATGGGCTGATTTATCCCATCGTTTGGGAATTTCCTACTATCCTAAATTATTAGGAATGATCCCCTTTACTCCGGCTGTTGGCTATCGATTTTTGATTGCACCAGGAGAAGATGAAGAGCAACTGACTCAGTTAATGATAGCATCCATTGATCACTTTTGCGATCGCCATGAATTATCAGGTTGTCATTTTCTATTTGTTGACCCCAATTGGCGAGAATTAATGGAAAAAAATGGGTTTAGTAGTTGGTTGCATCATAGTTATATTTGGTCTAATCAAGGATTTAAGAGTTTTGATGATTATTTGTCCGTTTTTAATGCGAATCAACGGCGTAATATTAAACGAGAACGCAAAGCGGTTATCCAATCAGGGTTAGACATTAGAGTCTTAACAGGGGATGAGATTCCTCATCATTTATTTCCCCTAATTTATCGATTTTATCATAACACTTGTGAGAAGTTTTATTGGGGCAGTAAATATCTAACCCGTAAATTTTTTGAACAGCTATATCCCCATTATCGTCATCGGGTTGTATTAGTGGCTGCCTATACCGAAAACGATGATAAACACCCTGTTGGAATGTCTTTTTGTTTACGAAAAGACGATCATCTATATGGACGATATTGGGGGTCTTTTGAAGAGTATGATTGTTTACATTTCGAGGCTTGTTATTATCAACCCATAGAATGGGCAATTAGTCAAGGTATTGTTATGTTTGATCCCGGTGCAGGAGGAAGACATAAACGCCGTCGAGGATTTCCTGCTACCCCTAACCACAGTTTACATCGCTTTTATCATCCCAAAATGAGTCAAATTCTACGGCATTATATTGGGGAGGTTAATGCCATGGAACAGCAAGAAATTGATGCTATTAATCAAGATTTACCCTTTAGCAAACAGGAAATTAAACTAATTTAA
- a CDS encoding CTP synthase yields the protein MTKFVFVTGGVVSSIGKGIVAASLGRLLKSRNYSVSILKLDPYINVDPGTMSPFQHGEVFVTEDGAETDLDLGHYERFTDTSMSRLNSVTTGSIYQAVINKERRGAYMGGTVQVIPHITNEIKERIHRVAKNTNPDVVITEIGGTVGDIESLPFLEAIRQFRKDVGRNNVVYMHVTLIPWIPAAREMKTKPTQHSVKELRSIGIQPDVLVCRCDRPLKEGMKEKLSEFCDVPVESVITAQDASSIYEVPLIVEREGLAQQTLALLNLEPRQPNLTDWQTLVQRMQTPQRQIEIALVGKYVQLSDAYLSVVESLVHGGIAVNSEVKLNWVNAEDIEQYGAEKFLKDVSGILVPGGFGIRGVDGKVQAIQYARQQKIPFLGLCLGMQCAVIEWARNIARLERSNSAEFDPETPNPVINLLPEQEDVVDLGGTMRLGLYACRLSPDTLASSLYPQEVIYERHRHRYEFNNAYRSLLIETGYVVSGTSPDGRLVEIIELPGHPFFIATQFHPEFQSRPNSPHPLFLGFVKAAVDHYSTCLTEDEECEEVKE from the coding sequence ATGACTAAATTTGTGTTTGTCACTGGGGGAGTAGTCTCCAGTATTGGAAAAGGAATTGTTGCGGCCAGTTTAGGTCGTTTGCTCAAATCTCGCAATTACTCCGTATCGATCTTAAAACTCGATCCCTACATTAACGTTGATCCAGGGACAATGAGTCCCTTTCAACACGGAGAAGTCTTTGTCACCGAAGACGGGGCCGAAACCGACTTAGACTTAGGGCACTATGAACGCTTTACCGATACCTCCATGTCTCGTCTCAATAGTGTCACCACCGGGTCAATTTACCAAGCAGTCATCAATAAAGAACGACGGGGTGCTTATATGGGGGGAACGGTTCAAGTTATTCCCCATATTACCAACGAAATCAAAGAGCGAATCCATCGCGTCGCCAAAAATACTAACCCTGATGTCGTTATTACCGAAATTGGCGGAACCGTAGGGGATATTGAATCATTACCCTTTTTAGAAGCTATTCGTCAATTTCGTAAGGATGTCGGGCGAAATAACGTGGTTTATATGCACGTTACCCTTATTCCTTGGATACCTGCTGCGAGGGAAATGAAAACCAAACCCACCCAACATTCTGTTAAGGAATTGCGGTCTATTGGTATTCAACCCGATGTCCTAGTGTGTCGCTGCGATCGCCCCCTCAAAGAAGGCATGAAGGAAAAACTCTCCGAATTTTGCGATGTTCCCGTTGAATCCGTCATTACTGCCCAAGATGCCAGCAGTATCTACGAAGTTCCCTTAATTGTAGAACGCGAAGGACTCGCCCAACAAACCCTAGCCTTACTCAACCTCGAACCCCGTCAACCCAATTTAACCGACTGGCAAACCCTCGTCCAACGGATGCAGACCCCTCAGCGACAAATTGAAATCGCCTTGGTGGGAAAATACGTCCAATTAAGCGATGCTTACCTCTCGGTGGTGGAATCTTTGGTACACGGGGGAATTGCGGTTAATAGCGAAGTTAAACTCAACTGGGTCAACGCAGAAGATATCGAACAATATGGGGCCGAAAAATTCCTCAAGGATGTCAGTGGTATTTTGGTTCCTGGGGGGTTTGGTATTCGGGGGGTCGATGGCAAAGTTCAGGCCATCCAATATGCCCGTCAACAAAAGATCCCTTTTTTGGGATTATGTTTAGGGATGCAATGTGCTGTCATTGAATGGGCGAGAAATATTGCTCGGTTAGAACGGTCTAACAGTGCTGAATTTGACCCAGAAACCCCGAATCCGGTGATTAATTTGCTACCGGAACAGGAAGATGTAGTTGATCTCGGAGGGACGATGCGTTTAGGGTTGTACGCTTGTCGTCTGAGTCCTGATACTTTGGCAAGTTCTCTATATCCCCAGGAAGTCATCTATGAACGTCATCGTCATCGTTATGAGTTTAATAATGCCTATCGGAGTCTTTTAATCGAGACAGGTTATGTTGTCAGTGGGACTTCTCCTGATGGTCGGTTAGTGGAAATTATTGAACTTCCTGGCCATCCCTTCTTTATTGCTACTCAATTCCATCCTGAATTTCAATCGAGACCTAATAGTCCCCATCCCTTATTTTTAGGCTTTGTTAAAGCTGCTGTTGACCATTATTCGACTTGCTTAACTGAGGATGAGGAGTGTGAGGAGGTGAAGGAGTGA
- the efp gene encoding elongation factor P, with protein sequence MISSNDFRTGTTIELDGSVWRVVEFLHVKPGKGSAFVRTKLKNAQTGSVVEKTFRAGETVPQATLEKRTMQHTYKDGDQYVFMDMETYEEARLNPEQMGTSVNYLKEEMEADIVFWGDQVLEVQLPTSVILEVTETDPGVKGDTATGGTKPAIVETGAQVMVPLFISIGEKIKVDTRDGSYLGRE encoded by the coding sequence ATGATTTCTAGTAACGATTTTCGGACAGGTACCACCATTGAATTAGATGGGTCAGTATGGCGAGTTGTGGAATTTTTGCACGTCAAACCGGGCAAAGGTTCCGCTTTTGTGCGAACTAAGCTCAAAAATGCCCAAACTGGAAGCGTAGTTGAAAAAACCTTCCGCGCTGGAGAAACGGTTCCCCAAGCAACCCTGGAAAAACGTACCATGCAGCATACCTATAAAGATGGCGATCAATACGTCTTTATGGATATGGAAACCTATGAAGAAGCGCGTTTAAATCCTGAACAGATGGGGACATCAGTCAATTACCTTAAAGAAGAGATGGAAGCGGATATCGTCTTCTGGGGGGATCAGGTGTTGGAAGTTCAACTACCGACCTCCGTTATTTTAGAAGTAACGGAGACTGATCCAGGGGTTAAAGGAGATACAGCCACAGGGGGAACGAAACCCGCTATTGTGGAAACAGGGGCTCAAGTGATGGTTCCTCTGTTTATTTCCATCGGCGAAAAAATCAAAGTAGATACCCGTGATGGCTCCTATTTAGGCCGCGAATAA
- the accB gene encoding acetyl-CoA carboxylase biotin carboxyl carrier protein, producing MSINFNELQDLLGAIAQTDIAEVTLKTETFELIVRRGTTVASPVSVAAVTPIAATPTPTLTVSPTPTPPEPTEPPTPSPIEKKWVEITSPMVGTFYRAPAPDEAPFVSVGDRVSNGQTVCIIEAMKLMNEIEAELTGEVMEIVVDNGQPVEYGQTLMWINPS from the coding sequence GTGTCGATCAACTTCAATGAACTTCAAGACCTTTTAGGGGCGATCGCTCAGACCGATATTGCGGAAGTCACTCTAAAAACAGAGACGTTTGAACTCATCGTGCGTCGAGGGACAACTGTCGCTTCTCCTGTTTCAGTGGCCGCAGTGACACCAATAGCAGCAACCCCGACACCGACTCTAACAGTCTCCCCGACTCCCACACCACCAGAACCGACCGAACCTCCAACTCCCTCTCCCATCGAGAAAAAGTGGGTCGAGATTACTTCCCCCATGGTAGGAACATTTTATCGGGCTCCGGCTCCGGATGAGGCTCCCTTTGTATCGGTCGGCGATCGCGTCAGTAATGGTCAAACTGTTTGTATCATTGAAGCCATGAAGTTGATGAATGAAATTGAAGCAGAATTGACGGGCGAAGTCATGGAAATTGTGGTTGATAATGGGCAACCGGTTGAATACGGACAAACCTTAATGTGGATTAATCCGAGTTAA
- a CDS encoding photosystem I assembly protein Ycf4 has protein sequence MNAPAMTSDRLVLREEVLGSRRFSNIWWGTVAAIGGIGFLLAGLSSYLRVNLLIVSDTSQLVFIPQGIALLFYGIAGSALSLYLWFTIILDIGGGYNEFNKETGKVTIFRWGFPGKNRRIEVSYPLADIQAIRADIKEGLNTKRKLYIQLKQRREIPLTRVGRPISLSELENQGAELARFLGVPLEGL, from the coding sequence ATGAATGCACCTGCTATGACAAGCGATCGCCTCGTTTTACGCGAAGAAGTATTAGGGTCCCGCCGCTTTAGTAATATATGGTGGGGAACTGTTGCAGCCATAGGAGGAATAGGCTTTCTTTTAGCCGGACTTTCGAGTTATTTAAGGGTTAATCTCCTCATTGTTAGTGATACAAGCCAATTAGTCTTTATTCCCCAAGGTATCGCCCTATTATTCTACGGGATAGCCGGATCAGCCCTCTCCCTTTACCTCTGGTTTACCATTATTTTAGATATTGGCGGAGGATACAACGAATTTAACAAAGAAACGGGAAAAGTCACCATTTTTCGTTGGGGGTTTCCTGGGAAAAACCGTCGCATTGAAGTCTCTTATCCCCTAGCAGATATCCAAGCAATTCGGGCTGACATCAAAGAAGGGTTAAATACCAAGCGGAAGCTATATATTCAACTGAAACAACGGCGAGAAATTCCCTTAACTCGCGTGGGAAGACCGATTTCTCTCTCAGAATTGGAAAACCAAGGCGCAGAATTAGCCCGCTTTTTAGGGGTTCCCCTGGAAGGGTTGTAA
- a CDS encoding RibD family protein codes for MTIKRPQTVAILAITVDGKIADNQRHPARFGSDTDKAHLEKQISLVDGVLFGAATLAAYQTTLLIKNPELLADRQQQKKPLQPINIVVSGSGKINPNLRFFSQEVPRWLLTTMPGSIVAKKSNHQAFEKTIIADSKDLKKIDFIKAFLVLKELGLNKVAILGGGELLASLLEVNLIDELWLTICPLILGGTTSPTPVEGLGFSYDQAKRLQLLTVESIDQEIFLHYRLHS; via the coding sequence ATGACGATAAAAAGACCTCAAACCGTAGCAATTTTAGCGATAACAGTAGATGGTAAAATTGCTGATAATCAACGTCATCCTGCACGGTTTGGTTCTGATACAGATAAAGCACACTTAGAGAAACAAATTTCTCTCGTAGATGGGGTACTTTTTGGAGCGGCAACATTAGCGGCTTATCAGACTACATTGTTGATTAAAAATCCTGAATTATTAGCCGATCGTCAACAACAAAAAAAGCCGTTACAACCAATTAATATTGTTGTTTCTGGTTCAGGAAAAATCAATCCTAATTTACGTTTTTTTTCTCAAGAAGTACCCCGTTGGCTGTTGACAACAATGCCGGGATCTATCGTTGCTAAAAAGAGTAATCATCAAGCTTTTGAAAAAACGATTATTGCTGATAGTAAAGATCTCAAAAAAATAGATTTTATTAAAGCATTTTTGGTGTTAAAAGAATTGGGTTTAAATAAAGTGGCTATTCTCGGTGGAGGAGAACTGCTTGCTTCCCTGTTAGAAGTCAATTTAATTGACGAATTGTGGTTAACTATCTGTCCTTTAATTCTTGGGGGAACTACCTCTCCTACCCCCGTTGAAGGATTAGGGTTTTCTTACGATCAAGCTAAACGGTTACAATTATTGACAGTAGAATCAATAGACCAAGAAATTTTTCTGCATTATCGGCTGCATTCTTAG